In a genomic window of Leifsonia xyli subsp. cynodontis DSM 46306:
- the glnA gene encoding type I glutamate--ammonia ligase: MFRDSSEVLKYIKETDVKFLDIRFTDLPGVQQHFNIPAATVDEEFFSVGQLFDGSSIRGFASIHESDMKLIPDVSTAYIDPFRHERTLIMVFDIYNPRNGEIYAKDPRQVAKKAEKYLATTGIADTAFFAPEAEFYIFDDVRYEVKQNASFYTVDSSEGAWNSGREEEGGNLANKTPYKGGYFPVSPVDQHADLRDDIVLKLIEAGLEVERSHHEVGTAGQGEINYKFDTMVSAADDILKFKYIVKNTANEWGKTATFMPKPLFGDNGSGMHTHQSLWNDGKPLFYDEAGYGGLSDIARWYIGGLLKHAPAVLAFTNPTVNSFHRLVPGFEAPVNLVYSAGNRSASIRIPITGSNPKAKRIEFRAPDASGNPYLAFAAQLMAGIDGIKNRIEPHEPVDKDLYELPPEEARNIPQVPASLGEALDALEADHDFLTADSVFTPELIETWIEYKREKEIKPLAQRPHPFEYELYYGV; encoded by the coding sequence ATGTTCCGTGATTCTTCTGAGGTGCTCAAGTACATCAAGGAGACCGACGTCAAGTTCCTTGATATCCGCTTCACCGATCTGCCCGGTGTTCAGCAGCACTTCAACATCCCCGCCGCGACTGTCGACGAAGAGTTCTTCTCGGTCGGCCAGCTCTTCGACGGCTCGTCCATCCGGGGATTCGCGTCGATCCACGAATCCGACATGAAGCTGATCCCGGATGTGTCGACCGCCTACATCGACCCCTTCCGGCACGAGCGCACGCTCATCATGGTGTTCGACATCTACAACCCGCGGAACGGCGAGATCTACGCGAAGGACCCGCGCCAGGTAGCCAAGAAGGCCGAGAAGTACCTAGCCACAACCGGTATCGCCGACACCGCGTTCTTCGCCCCCGAGGCCGAGTTCTACATCTTCGACGATGTGCGCTACGAGGTGAAGCAGAACGCGAGCTTCTACACGGTGGACTCCAGCGAGGGCGCGTGGAACTCCGGCCGAGAGGAGGAGGGCGGCAACCTCGCCAACAAGACACCGTACAAGGGCGGCTACTTCCCGGTCTCACCGGTCGACCAGCACGCCGATCTGCGCGACGACATCGTCCTCAAGCTGATCGAGGCGGGCCTCGAGGTCGAGCGCTCGCACCACGAGGTCGGCACGGCCGGCCAGGGAGAGATCAACTACAAGTTCGACACGATGGTCTCGGCCGCGGACGACATCCTCAAGTTCAAGTACATCGTGAAGAACACCGCGAACGAGTGGGGGAAGACGGCGACGTTCATGCCCAAACCCCTCTTCGGCGACAACGGCTCCGGGATGCACACCCACCAGTCGCTGTGGAACGACGGCAAGCCGCTGTTCTACGACGAGGCCGGCTATGGCGGCCTGTCCGACATCGCGCGCTGGTACATCGGCGGCCTGCTCAAGCACGCCCCCGCGGTGCTCGCCTTCACGAACCCGACGGTGAACTCGTTCCACCGCCTCGTGCCCGGCTTCGAGGCCCCGGTCAACCTGGTCTACTCGGCCGGCAACCGCTCGGCGTCCATCCGCATCCCGATCACGGGCTCCAACCCGAAGGCCAAGCGGATCGAGTTCCGCGCGCCAGACGCCTCGGGCAACCCCTACCTCGCCTTCGCCGCCCAGCTGATGGCTGGCATCGACGGCATCAAGAACCGCATCGAGCCGCACGAGCCGGTCGACAAGGACCTGTACGAGCTGCCGCCCGAGGAGGCGCGCAACATCCCGCAGGTGCCGGCTTCGCTCGGTGAGGCGCTCGACGCGCTGGAAGCCGACCACGACTTCCTGACCGCCGACAGCGTCTTCACACCCGAGCTGATCGAGACATGGATCGAGTACAAGCGCGAGAAAGAGATCAAACCGCTCGCGCAGCGCCCGCACCCGTTCGAGTACGAGCTGTACTACGGGGTGTGA
- a CDS encoding bifunctional [glutamine synthetase] adenylyltransferase/[glutamine synthetase]-adenylyl-L-tyrosine phosphorylase: MTREQLSLTVLARAGFVGLSSVRAELEELATLTGFAVDDLLPALSAAADPDTALQLALRLLRRAPDQAAWFLPSRKDARRLLRVIGASEGAAEFFLRQPVELASLHRPVTALPTAAELREDLLDAVGAVDGFASIVEEEAWTALRVRYRRRLVQLASFDLEQADPVAGFDGVAAALSDLAAAALDASLAVARRQTSGSGPGRFPEAEVRANRFAIIGMGKAGARELNYVSDVDVIYVTEGAEDAGVSPGRAVDIATRLAVLTQRGIQDPALEPGLWEVDPNLRPEGRDGALVRTLESHLAYYDRWAKGWEFQALLKARPLAGDRELGKRYVTALAPRVWSSASRENFVESVQRMRERVTDNIPDGDLHYQLKLGPGGLRDVEFTVQLLQLVHGQTDGLVRQRDTLSALAALAGQGYIGREEAAAFSHDYRTLRFLEHRLQLRHLRRTHLMPRDEGEMRILARATGLAASADQLLTQWNEIKHRVRGLHERLFYRPLLSAVAAMPNEDARLSGQAGLTSEQAQARLAAIGFRDPRGALAHIAALTAGVSRRATIQRHLLPVMLQWLSAGADPDYGLLSFRRLSDDLGGTHWYLRMLRDSSGAAERLTRVLSGSRFAAELLGRIPESVAWLESEEELRPRAPELLREETAAILARHESVETAAAALRGVRRREVLRLAFSGILGFSTIEELASGLSAVTENLLTGALGAIRAARDDAAALEFAIIGMGRFGGRELGFGSDADIMYVFRPLAAGQDAAHRAATAIVADLNRLTEDSALPIDLDIGLRPEGKNGPSVRSLDSYRAYYARWSLTWEAQALLRARGVAGDSALLGDFETLADEVRYPASIGEQAVREVKRIKARIENERLPQGADPARHLKLGRGSLSDVEWFVQLVQLQHAAAHPALRTPSTLDALAVAAREGFVSDEDAARLRDAWVFASRARSAMTLWTNKTADVLPSDRVALDGVARLLEYPSGAASRMEEDYLAVTRRARAVFEREFYGPPQRPATTA, encoded by the coding sequence GTGACACGCGAGCAGCTCTCCCTCACCGTCCTGGCGCGCGCCGGGTTCGTGGGGCTGAGCTCCGTCCGGGCCGAGCTGGAGGAGCTGGCGACGCTCACCGGTTTCGCAGTCGATGACCTCCTCCCCGCGCTGTCGGCCGCGGCCGACCCGGACACTGCGCTCCAGCTTGCGCTGCGTCTCCTTCGCCGCGCGCCCGATCAGGCCGCCTGGTTCCTCCCGTCGCGGAAGGACGCCCGCCGACTGCTGCGCGTCATCGGAGCCTCCGAGGGCGCGGCCGAGTTCTTCCTCCGCCAGCCGGTCGAGCTGGCCAGTCTCCACCGGCCGGTCACCGCGCTGCCGACGGCGGCCGAGCTCCGGGAAGACCTCCTGGACGCCGTGGGCGCGGTCGACGGTTTCGCGAGCATCGTCGAGGAAGAAGCCTGGACGGCCCTCCGGGTCCGCTACCGCCGCCGCCTCGTTCAGCTCGCCAGCTTCGACCTGGAACAGGCCGACCCGGTCGCCGGTTTCGACGGCGTCGCCGCCGCGCTCTCCGACCTGGCGGCGGCGGCCCTCGACGCGTCCCTCGCCGTCGCCCGCCGCCAGACGAGCGGCAGCGGACCCGGGCGCTTCCCCGAGGCGGAAGTGCGTGCCAACCGGTTCGCGATCATCGGCATGGGCAAGGCCGGCGCTCGCGAGCTCAACTACGTCAGCGATGTGGACGTCATCTATGTCACCGAGGGCGCGGAGGATGCGGGCGTCTCGCCGGGGCGGGCCGTGGACATCGCCACGCGGCTCGCCGTGCTCACGCAGCGCGGCATCCAGGACCCTGCCCTCGAGCCGGGGCTGTGGGAGGTCGACCCCAATCTGCGACCAGAGGGCAGGGACGGTGCGCTGGTCCGCACGCTCGAGTCCCACCTCGCGTACTACGACCGCTGGGCCAAGGGATGGGAGTTCCAGGCGCTCCTCAAGGCCCGCCCCCTGGCCGGGGACCGGGAGCTGGGGAAGCGCTATGTCACCGCGCTCGCGCCCCGGGTGTGGTCGAGCGCTTCACGGGAGAACTTCGTCGAGTCCGTGCAGCGGATGCGCGAGCGGGTCACCGACAACATCCCGGACGGCGACCTCCACTACCAGCTCAAACTGGGCCCCGGCGGCCTGCGCGATGTCGAGTTCACCGTGCAGCTCCTTCAGCTTGTCCACGGCCAGACCGATGGCCTCGTGCGTCAGCGCGACACCCTCTCCGCGCTCGCGGCCCTCGCCGGGCAGGGCTACATCGGCCGCGAAGAGGCGGCGGCGTTCTCGCACGACTACCGCACGCTGCGCTTCCTGGAGCATCGCTTGCAACTGCGCCACCTGCGCCGGACCCATCTCATGCCTCGGGACGAGGGGGAGATGCGCATCCTGGCCCGGGCCACCGGACTCGCGGCCAGCGCCGACCAGCTGCTGACGCAGTGGAACGAGATCAAGCACCGCGTCCGCGGTCTGCACGAGCGGTTGTTCTACCGTCCGCTGCTCAGCGCCGTGGCGGCGATGCCGAACGAGGATGCGCGCCTCTCCGGCCAGGCCGGACTGACCAGCGAACAGGCGCAGGCGCGCCTCGCCGCGATCGGCTTCCGCGATCCGAGGGGTGCGCTCGCCCACATCGCCGCCCTCACTGCCGGCGTCTCCCGGCGCGCGACCATTCAGCGCCACCTGCTTCCGGTCATGCTCCAGTGGCTCAGCGCGGGCGCGGACCCCGACTACGGTCTGCTCTCCTTCCGCCGCCTCAGTGACGATCTCGGTGGCACGCACTGGTACCTCCGGATGCTGCGCGACTCCTCCGGGGCCGCCGAGCGGCTGACGCGTGTGCTCTCCGGTTCGCGTTTCGCGGCCGAACTGCTCGGTCGCATCCCGGAATCCGTCGCCTGGCTCGAATCGGAGGAGGAGCTGCGGCCGCGCGCGCCCGAGCTGCTGCGCGAGGAGACCGCCGCCATCCTGGCCCGGCACGAGTCCGTCGAGACCGCGGCTGCGGCACTGCGCGGGGTGCGCCGCCGGGAGGTGCTGCGTCTGGCGTTCTCCGGCATCCTCGGCTTCAGCACGATCGAGGAGCTCGCGAGCGGACTCAGCGCCGTCACCGAGAACCTGCTGACCGGCGCGCTCGGAGCCATCCGTGCCGCACGCGATGACGCCGCCGCACTCGAGTTCGCCATCATCGGGATGGGCCGCTTCGGCGGCCGGGAGCTCGGCTTCGGCTCCGACGCCGACATCATGTACGTGTTCCGCCCCCTCGCAGCGGGACAGGACGCCGCACACCGCGCCGCCACCGCCATCGTGGCCGATCTCAACCGTCTCACCGAGGACAGCGCCCTTCCGATCGACCTCGACATCGGCCTCCGCCCGGAGGGCAAGAACGGCCCGTCTGTCCGCTCGCTCGACTCGTACCGCGCCTACTACGCCCGGTGGTCGCTCACCTGGGAGGCGCAGGCCCTGCTGCGCGCCCGCGGCGTCGCGGGCGATTCTGCGCTCCTCGGCGACTTCGAGACCCTCGCCGACGAGGTCCGCTATCCGGCGAGCATCGGCGAGCAGGCCGTCCGCGAGGTCAAGCGCATCAAGGCCCGCATCGAGAACGAGCGGTTGCCGCAGGGAGCCGACCCCGCCCGCCACCTGAAGCTTGGGCGCGGGTCGCTCAGCGATGTCGAGTGGTTCGTCCAGCTTGTGCAGTTGCAGCACGCCGCCGCGCATCCCGCGCTCCGCACCCCGTCCACGCTGGACGCTCTGGCCGTCGCCGCTCGGGAAGGCTTCGTGTCCGACGAGGATGCCGCAAGACTCCGAGACGCCTGGGTCTTCGCCTCGCGCGCGCGCTCGGCCATGACTCTCTGGACGAACAAGACCGCCGACGTTCTGCCCTCCGACCGTGTGGCGCTCGACGGGGTCGCCCGGCTCCTGGAGTACCCGTCGGGGGCGGCGAGCCGGATGGAAGAGGACTACCTCGCCGTGACCCGCCGAGCGCGGGCGGTGTTCGAGCGCGAGTTCTATGGCCCGCCCCAGCGACCGGCGACCACGGCCTGA
- a CDS encoding glutamine synthetase family protein, with translation MDKQRDFVLRTIEERGIKFVRLWFTDVVGTLKSVAIAPAEVEGAFSEGLGFDGSAIEGLTRAYESDLLAHPDPTTFQILPWRGEIDPTARMFCDITTPDGQPSVSDPRNVLKRTLEKAADRGFTFYTHPEIEFYLLTSSGFGESGPEPVDSAGYFDNVPGGTAHDFRRRSVRMLEDLGISVEFSHHEAGPGQNEIDLRYADALTTADNIMTFRTVVKEVAIEQGVYATFMPKPLSGHPGSGMHTHMSLFEGDTNAFFEAGAQYQLSRVGRQFIAGLLKHAPEITVVTNQFVNSYKRLWGGDEAPSFVCWGHNNRSALVRVPLYKPNKGQSSRVEYRAIDSAANPYLAFSLMLAAGLAGIEGGYELPPEAEDNVWALSDAERRALGYSQLPASLDHAISLMEDSELVAETLGEQVFNYVLLNKRREWAQYRAQVTPFELRSNLEIL, from the coding sequence ATGGACAAGCAGCGCGACTTCGTCCTTCGCACGATCGAGGAACGCGGGATCAAATTCGTGAGGCTGTGGTTCACCGATGTCGTGGGCACGCTCAAGTCCGTCGCCATCGCCCCGGCCGAGGTCGAGGGCGCCTTCTCCGAGGGGCTGGGCTTCGACGGCTCGGCGATCGAGGGGTTGACCCGGGCGTACGAGTCCGATCTGCTCGCGCATCCCGACCCCACCACGTTCCAGATCCTGCCGTGGCGCGGGGAGATCGATCCGACCGCCCGGATGTTCTGCGACATCACCACGCCGGACGGACAGCCCTCCGTCTCCGACCCGCGCAATGTGCTGAAGCGCACGCTGGAGAAGGCGGCCGACCGCGGGTTCACGTTCTACACGCATCCCGAGATCGAGTTCTACCTGCTCACGTCGTCGGGGTTCGGCGAGAGCGGCCCGGAACCGGTCGACTCCGCCGGGTACTTCGACAACGTCCCCGGCGGAACGGCCCACGATTTCCGGCGGCGCTCGGTGCGGATGCTGGAAGACCTCGGCATCTCCGTCGAGTTCAGCCACCACGAGGCGGGCCCCGGCCAGAACGAGATCGACCTCCGCTACGCGGACGCGCTCACGACGGCGGACAACATCATGACCTTCCGCACGGTCGTCAAGGAGGTCGCGATCGAACAGGGCGTCTACGCGACATTCATGCCGAAGCCGCTCTCCGGGCACCCGGGATCGGGGATGCACACGCATATGTCGCTTTTCGAGGGCGACACCAACGCCTTCTTCGAGGCCGGTGCGCAGTACCAGCTCTCGAGGGTCGGCCGGCAGTTCATCGCGGGCCTGCTCAAGCACGCTCCGGAGATCACAGTGGTCACCAACCAGTTCGTGAACTCGTACAAGCGGCTCTGGGGCGGCGACGAAGCGCCGAGCTTCGTCTGCTGGGGCCACAACAACCGCTCCGCGCTCGTTCGCGTCCCGCTGTACAAGCCGAACAAAGGCCAGAGCTCGCGCGTCGAGTACCGCGCGATCGACTCCGCCGCGAACCCCTACCTTGCCTTCTCGCTCATGCTGGCCGCCGGGCTCGCGGGCATCGAGGGCGGTTACGAGCTGCCGCCGGAGGCCGAGGACAATGTCTGGGCGCTCTCCGACGCCGAACGCCGTGCGCTCGGCTACAGTCAGCTGCCGGCGAGTCTCGACCATGCGATCTCGCTGATGGAGGACTCGGAGCTGGTGGCGGAGACGCTGGGCGAGCAGGTGTTCAACTACGTCCTGCTCAACAAGCGCAGGGAGTGGGCGCAGTACCGGGCCCAGGTCACGCCGTTCGAGCTGCGGTCCAACCTTGAGATCCTGTGA
- the panB gene encoding 3-methyl-2-oxobutanoate hydroxymethyltransferase — MSEQSPVPSVPSGAPAAPSPKRVRTRHFQAAKEEGSRFTGLTSYDMLTAQIFDEAGIDFLLVGDSAANTVLGYDTTLPVTIDELIPLTRAVARAVKRAFVVADLPFGSYETGPHEALRTAVRFMKETCAHAVKLEGGERSAEQIRRIVDAGVPVMGHIGFTPQSEHGLGGHLVQGRGTGAEQVLADAHAVEDAGAFAVVLEMVAADVAQRVTQELRIPTIGVGAGPHVDGQLLVWTDWAGFTTRRVPRFAKQYADLKGVLTEAARTYRDEVGSGAFPGPEHSF, encoded by the coding sequence ATGAGCGAGCAGTCCCCCGTGCCCTCCGTCCCCTCCGGCGCCCCGGCGGCGCCGTCGCCGAAACGCGTGCGGACCCGTCACTTCCAGGCGGCGAAGGAAGAGGGCTCCCGTTTCACGGGGCTCACTAGCTACGACATGCTGACGGCGCAGATCTTCGACGAGGCCGGGATCGACTTCCTCCTCGTCGGCGACTCGGCGGCGAACACGGTGCTCGGCTACGACACCACCCTCCCCGTGACGATCGACGAGCTGATCCCCCTCACGCGCGCCGTGGCACGGGCGGTGAAACGCGCGTTCGTCGTCGCGGACCTGCCGTTCGGATCGTACGAGACCGGCCCCCACGAGGCGCTGCGCACAGCCGTGCGCTTCATGAAGGAGACCTGTGCGCACGCCGTCAAACTGGAAGGCGGCGAGCGCAGCGCCGAGCAGATCCGCCGCATCGTGGACGCGGGCGTTCCGGTCATGGGGCACATCGGCTTCACACCGCAGAGCGAGCACGGGCTCGGCGGGCACCTCGTGCAGGGCCGCGGCACGGGGGCCGAACAGGTGCTCGCGGACGCGCACGCGGTCGAGGACGCCGGAGCGTTCGCGGTCGTGCTGGAGATGGTGGCCGCGGACGTCGCACAGCGTGTGACGCAGGAGCTGCGCATCCCGACGATCGGGGTGGGCGCGGGGCCGCACGTCGACGGCCAGCTGCTGGTGTGGACGGACTGGGCCGGGTTCACGACGAGACGCGTCCCACGCTTCGCCAAGCAGTACGCCGATCTGAAGGGCGTGCTCACGGAGGCGGCGCGGACGTACAGAGACGAGGTGGGCTCCGGGGCTTTCCCCGGTCCCGAGCACAGTTTCTAA
- the map gene encoding type I methionyl aminopeptidase, whose protein sequence is MPKNSAGRLIPGRVSAMRPVPSHIPRPEYVGKAGPTPPDRGDVYSAEEIALIRESGRIAAQAIALVGAAARPGVTTEELDAIGHRFLIEHDAYPSTLGYRGYPKSLCSSVNEVVCHGIPDDTALDEGDIVNIDITAYKNGFHGDSNQTFIVGTASEEVSLLVGRTREALNRGIKAVAPGRQVNVIGRAIESYAKRFGYGVVRDFTGHGVGASFHSGLIIPHYDSAPQHDDIMEPGMVFTIEPMLTLGTHEWDMWADDWTVVTRDRSVTAQFEHTIVVTERGAEILTLP, encoded by the coding sequence ATGCCCAAGAATTCCGCCGGTCGCCTGATCCCGGGTCGCGTCAGCGCGATGCGTCCCGTCCCGTCCCACATCCCGCGGCCGGAGTACGTCGGGAAGGCCGGGCCGACGCCACCGGACCGCGGGGACGTCTACTCGGCGGAGGAGATCGCGCTCATCCGCGAGTCGGGCCGGATCGCGGCACAGGCAATCGCTCTGGTCGGCGCGGCGGCGCGTCCCGGGGTCACGACCGAGGAGCTGGACGCGATCGGGCACCGGTTCCTGATCGAGCACGACGCGTACCCGTCCACGCTCGGCTACCGCGGCTATCCGAAGTCGCTGTGCTCCTCGGTGAACGAAGTCGTGTGCCACGGCATCCCTGACGACACCGCGCTCGACGAGGGCGACATCGTCAACATCGACATCACCGCGTACAAGAACGGATTCCACGGCGACAGCAACCAGACGTTCATCGTCGGCACGGCGTCCGAAGAGGTGTCGCTGCTGGTCGGGCGGACACGCGAGGCGCTGAACCGCGGGATCAAGGCAGTCGCGCCGGGCCGGCAGGTCAACGTGATCGGCCGGGCGATCGAGTCCTACGCGAAACGCTTCGGCTACGGGGTCGTGCGGGACTTCACCGGGCACGGCGTGGGGGCGTCCTTCCACTCGGGGCTGATCATCCCGCACTACGACTCGGCGCCGCAGCACGACGACATCATGGAGCCCGGGATGGTGTTCACCATCGAGCCCATGCTCACGCTCGGAACGCACGAGTGGGACATGTGGGCCGACGACTGGACGGTTGTCACCCGCGACCGGAGCGTCACTGCCCAGTTCGAGCACACGATCGTGGTCACCGAACGGGGTGCGGAGATCCTGACGCTGCCGTGA
- the ppgK gene encoding polyphosphate--glucose phosphotransferase — MSSNHAIGIDIGGTGIKGGLVDLDSGELVSDRIKLPTPQGGGPEDIVETTREIVQQLADEEPHAPVGVCFPAIVSHGVTLSASNISKKWIGLAAEKLFETALGRDIHFVNDADAAGYAETRFGAAKGRDGLVIMTTLGTGIGSALIYDGVLIPNAELGHLEIDGRDAESRAAFSAKEREDLSWEKWAKRLQKYYSTVEFLFTPDLFIVGGGVSKSHTEFLPLLDLKTEIVPAVHRNNAGILGAAALAVSR; from the coding sequence ATGAGCTCCAACCACGCAATCGGAATCGACATCGGCGGCACCGGCATCAAGGGGGGGCTGGTCGACCTCGACAGCGGCGAACTCGTGAGCGACCGTATCAAACTGCCCACCCCCCAGGGCGGCGGTCCCGAGGACATCGTCGAGACGACCAGAGAGATCGTGCAGCAGCTCGCGGACGAAGAGCCCCACGCCCCCGTCGGCGTCTGCTTTCCCGCGATCGTCAGCCACGGTGTGACGCTCTCGGCGTCCAACATCAGCAAGAAGTGGATCGGTCTGGCGGCCGAGAAGCTGTTCGAGACGGCCCTCGGCCGCGACATCCACTTCGTCAACGACGCCGACGCCGCCGGCTACGCCGAGACCCGCTTCGGGGCCGCCAAGGGCCGCGACGGCCTGGTCATCATGACCACCCTCGGCACCGGCATCGGCTCGGCACTCATCTATGACGGCGTCCTCATCCCGAACGCCGAACTCGGGCACCTGGAGATCGACGGCAGGGACGCGGAATCGCGCGCCGCCTTCTCCGCGAAGGAGCGTGAGGACCTGTCGTGGGAGAAGTGGGCCAAGCGCCTGCAGAAGTACTACTCGACCGTGGAGTTCCTGTTCACGCCGGATCTGTTCATCGTCGGCGGCGGCGTCTCGAAGAGCCACACGGAGTTCCTTCCGCTGCTGGATCTGAAGACGGAGATCGTGCCCGCGGTCCACCGGAACAACGCGGGCATCCTCGGAGCGGCCGCACTGGCTGTGAGCCGCTAG
- a CDS encoding zinc ribbon domain-containing protein produces the protein MKASPADQNQLLRLQTADTRIAQLDHAAGTLPQSAERAALQPDVEAKRASWIAATGELEDARAELKRVESDVKLVEARIKRDTDRVQQTFSVKDVQALEAELTSLAKRQGDLEEIQLTVMERVDGLEQALATVDAERAELTARVEALEAARDEEAARIAAQREGVARDRAAIAGALPADLVELYERQRTRYGIGAALLLRGVSMGSNVTLTESDLAEIRRAAADDVVLCPDSGAILIRTEESGL, from the coding sequence GTGAAAGCCAGTCCCGCCGACCAGAACCAGCTCCTGCGGCTCCAGACCGCGGACACCCGCATCGCGCAGCTCGACCACGCCGCGGGAACGCTGCCGCAGAGCGCCGAACGGGCGGCGTTGCAGCCCGACGTCGAAGCGAAACGCGCCAGCTGGATCGCTGCGACCGGTGAGCTGGAGGACGCGCGAGCCGAGCTGAAGCGCGTCGAGTCGGATGTGAAGCTCGTGGAAGCGCGGATCAAGCGAGACACCGACCGCGTGCAGCAGACCTTCTCCGTCAAGGACGTCCAGGCGCTCGAGGCCGAGCTGACCTCGCTCGCCAAACGTCAGGGCGACCTCGAGGAGATCCAGCTGACGGTCATGGAGCGCGTGGACGGACTCGAGCAGGCGCTCGCCACTGTCGACGCCGAGCGCGCCGAGCTGACCGCGCGCGTCGAGGCGCTCGAGGCGGCTCGCGACGAGGAGGCCGCCAGGATCGCGGCGCAGCGCGAGGGGGTGGCGCGCGACCGGGCGGCGATCGCCGGTGCGCTCCCCGCCGACCTCGTCGAACTCTACGAGCGGCAGCGCACCCGCTATGGCATCGGTGCCGCACTGCTCCTGCGCGGGGTGTCGATGGGCTCGAATGTGACGCTCACCGAGTCCGATCTCGCCGAGATCCGCCGTGCGGCGGCCGACGATGTCGTGCTCTGCCCCGACAGCGGGGCCATCCTCATCCGCACCGAGGAGTCCGGGCTGTAG
- a CDS encoding Nif3-like dinuclear metal center hexameric protein, which yields MPNAIPTLLSVREAAETLWPLSGAESWDAPGLVSGDPAASVERILLAVDAVAATVEEALETRSHLLIAHHPLLLRGVTSIAEDRYKGALLAKLIRGGCALLAAHTNVDVVAEGTSAVLAARLGLTGTTPIVPAADGVTGIGRVGTLPRPSTLGALARALAGLLPPTAGGVRAAGDFHQPVSRVALCGGAGDSLLGSAAVLGADVYITADLRHHPASEAREQSLAGGGPALLDVSHWASEWLWLETAAGQLRAALPGVEVVVSELCTDPWDFAILP from the coding sequence GTGCCGAACGCCATCCCCACGCTTCTCTCCGTCCGCGAGGCCGCCGAGACGCTCTGGCCGCTCTCCGGGGCGGAGAGCTGGGACGCGCCCGGACTGGTCTCCGGGGACCCAGCCGCGAGCGTCGAACGCATTCTCCTGGCGGTGGATGCCGTGGCCGCCACCGTCGAGGAGGCTCTCGAAACCCGGAGCCACCTGCTGATCGCCCACCACCCGCTGCTGCTGCGTGGTGTGACCTCGATCGCCGAAGACCGCTACAAAGGCGCGCTGCTGGCGAAGCTCATCCGGGGCGGCTGTGCGCTCCTCGCCGCGCACACCAACGTCGATGTCGTCGCCGAGGGGACCAGCGCGGTGCTCGCCGCACGGCTCGGGCTGACCGGCACGACGCCGATCGTCCCCGCCGCCGACGGCGTCACCGGCATCGGCCGGGTCGGGACACTGCCCCGGCCCTCGACGCTCGGCGCGCTCGCTCGCGCGCTCGCCGGCCTGCTTCCGCCCACCGCCGGCGGCGTCCGTGCGGCGGGCGACTTCCACCAGCCGGTCTCCCGCGTCGCCCTGTGTGGCGGCGCGGGAGACTCGCTGCTGGGTTCGGCGGCCGTGCTCGGCGCCGATGTCTACATCACCGCCGACCTCCGGCACCATCCCGCCTCCGAAGCCCGGGAGCAGTCGCTGGCCGGCGGCGGCCCCGCGCTGCTCGACGTGTCGCACTGGGCCAGCGAGTGGCTCTGGCTGGAGACAGCCGCCGGGCAGCTGCGTGCCGCCCTTCCCGGCGTCGAGGTCGTGGTCAGCGAGCTGTGCACCGACCCGTGGGATTTCGCCATCCTGCCGTGA
- a CDS encoding thymidylate synthase, with the protein MTTPIPTPYEDLLRDVLANGSHKSDRTRTGTRSVFGRQLRFDLADGFPLVTTKRVHFKSIAYELLWFLRGDSNVGWLRENGVSIWDKWADERGELGPVYGVQWRSWPSPDGTHIDQIQQVVDTLRRDPDSRRIIVSAWNVADIPDMALAPCHAFFQFYVADGKLSCQLYQRSADMFLGVPFNIASYALLTLMVAQQVGLEPGEFVWTGGDVHIYDNHLEQVTEQLGRAPFPAPALGFARTPESIFDYRYEDFVLEGYRHHPAIRAAVAV; encoded by the coding sequence ATGACCACGCCGATCCCGACCCCCTACGAAGATCTGCTGCGCGACGTGCTCGCGAACGGCAGCCACAAGTCCGACCGCACCAGGACGGGCACGCGCAGCGTCTTCGGACGCCAGCTCCGGTTCGACCTCGCGGACGGCTTCCCGCTGGTCACGACCAAGCGGGTCCACTTCAAGTCGATCGCGTACGAACTGCTCTGGTTCCTCCGCGGCGACAGCAATGTCGGCTGGCTGCGCGAGAACGGGGTGAGCATCTGGGACAAGTGGGCCGACGAGCGGGGCGAGCTCGGCCCCGTCTACGGGGTTCAGTGGCGCTCCTGGCCGTCCCCGGACGGCACGCACATCGACCAGATCCAGCAGGTCGTGGACACGCTCCGCCGCGATCCGGACTCGCGCCGCATCATCGTCTCCGCCTGGAACGTCGCGGACATCCCGGATATGGCGCTCGCACCCTGTCACGCCTTCTTCCAGTTCTATGTCGCCGACGGCAAGCTCTCCTGCCAGCTGTACCAGCGCAGCGCCGATATGTTCCTCGGCGTTCCGTTCAACATCGCGAGCTACGCGCTCCTCACGCTCATGGTCGCCCAGCAGGTGGGACTGGAACCGGGCGAGTTCGTCTGGACGGGCGGGGACGTCCACATCTACGACAACCACCTCGAGCAGGTGACCGAGCAACTGGGCCGTGCCCCGTTCCCGGCTCCTGCGCTTGGCTTCGCCCGCACACCCGAGAGCATCTTCGACTACCGCTACGAGGACTTCGTGCTCGAGGGCTACCGGCACCACCCGGCCATCCGCGCCGCCGTCGCGGTATGA